In the genome of Fodinicurvata sp. EGI_FJ10296, the window GTCCATCATGATGAATAAAATCATCCCGACGGGGGGTGTCGTGATGCCTATGACCACAGTAAGCACAACCACCACGCCGAATTGAATCGGATCGATGCCGACCGTCTGTATGAGCGGGTAGAGCATCGGTACGGCGATCAGAAGAATTGGCGTAGGCTCCATAACCATCCCGGCTATGAACAGGCCGCCCGCGACAATCAGTAGAACCGTCAAGGGGTCGGCGCTGATCCCCAGGATACTCTCTGTGAGAATGGCCGGAAGGTTGTTCACGGCAATGATCCAGCCGAACGGAATGCCTACGGCGATCAAGAAGAGAATCATTCCGCAAGAGACCGCTGTTTCCCGAAGCGCAAAGTGCAGCCGGCGCCAGTCTAGGGATCGATAGAAAAGCCCCAGAACCATTGCATATGCGCAAGTGAGGGCCCCCAGTTCGGTGGGTGTGGCAACAACACCGAGCAACAGTCCGCCAATCAGGAGTAGGGGCGCAAATATGGCAGGCAGCGCCCGGATGAATGTGCGGCCGATGTCACCTACGCTCGCTCGGCTTCGCACGGGCACGTTTACCCGGCCCGTCACCGCCAGCAGGTAGACCGTCACCATCAGGAGGGTCGCCATAAGCAAACCGGGTATAATACCGGCTAGGAACATGTCGCCGATCGAAACCTGTGCCATGACTGCGTAGA includes:
- a CDS encoding TRAP transporter large permease — its product is MTMLIVMLVIFAILLVIELPVAYAMLGSAVAYILLDGTFSLTILLQRMAPGLESFPFLAIPTFILAGNLMNQAGLAERIFAFALALVGHIRGSLAHVNVLASTIFAGMSGVAAADAAGLGAIEVRAMRKAGFPAPFSAAITASSSIIGPIIPPSVIMVIYAVMAQVSIGDMFLAGIIPGLLMATLLMVTVYLLAVTGRVNVPVRSRASVGDIGRTFIRALPAIFAPLLLIGGLLLGVVATPTELGALTCAYAMVLGLFYRSLDWRRLHFALRETAVSCGMILFLIAVGIPFGWIIAVNNLPAILTESILGISADPLTVLLIVAGGLFIAGMVMEPTPILLIAVPMLYPLIQTVGIDPIQFGVVVVLTVVIGITTPPVGMILFIMMDVAKVSMRELCVALAPFYLSLLALLGLLILIPELTTFLPNLLGG